The Agrobacterium vitis sequence TGAGGTCGGCGCGAAGGGAAGACCTGCCTTGGCAACGATCTGGTTGGTAATGCCGCCATAGATGCTGATCGGCGAGAACCCACCGGCCTGTGCGCCGTGAATGACCATCAGGCCCATCAATACCGTATGGATCCTGTATTGAACCGCAAAGCTGAGTGCCACGGGCGCGAGGATGGCCACCGCAGCAGGCCCTAGGGCGCCGAAGCCGGTGATGATCGCTGCAACGAGGAACATCACCCAGGGTATCAACCCGACACGCCCGCGAACCATCCGGACAGACCTCTCCACAAGCCAGTCGATGGTTCCGTTAATCTGAGCGATAGCAAAGAGATAGGTGACGGCCACCAGTGTGAGGAACAGGTCGGCGGGAAAGCCCGCAAAAATGTCGGCGGGCTTCATGCCGATAATCAGCGAGCCCAGGACGAAGGTGCAGCCAAAGGCCAGGACCCCCATATTGATCGGCTGGATTGTCGCGATAATGAAGATCGCAACCAGCAGCCCTATAGATAGGATTTCGATGCTCATAAGTCCCCTCCCTGCGGCGTGATGAGCGCCGGCAGCATGTGTGTTTTCGGATTGAATATGTCCGCACGCGCCCCTCCCAAATGACGCGGCGTAATCCGGGAGCGATTGGAGCGCGCTCCCGGGTTTAATCAGGCTGCCGCGTAAAGATCGGCATATTGCTGGCGTAGAACATTCTTCTGGACCTTGCCCATCGTGTTGCGCGGCAGATCTTCCAGGAAAATAATGCGCTTGGGCTGCTTGTAGCGGGCAAGCCGATCCTGAAGCGCATTGAGAATTGCCTTCTCATCCAGCGAGACGCCCGGCTTGCAGATGACAATGGCGGTTACGCCCTCGCCAAAATCCGGGTGCGGTACGCCGATAACAGCACTTTCGACCACGCCTTCAAGCTGGTCGATCTCGCTTTCGACCTCCTTGGGATAGATATTGTATCCGCCTGAAATCACCAGGTCCTTGCCGCGTCCAACGATATGAACATAGCCGTTCTCATCGATCTTGCCGAGATCGCCGCTGATGAAAAAGCCGTCCGCGGTGAACTCCGCAGCGGTCTTTTCAGGCATCCGCCAATAGCCCTTGAAGACATTCGGTCCCTTGATTTCGATGGACCCTGTTTCTCCCGCCGGGAGAATGGCACCGCTGGCGGGATCGGTGATGCGCACGGTCACGCCCGGCAGCGGCAGGCCGACTGTGCCTGGAACCCGGTCTCCGTCATAGGGATTGGACGTGTTCATGTTGGTTTCGGTCATGCCATAGCGCTCAAGGATAGCTTTGCCGGTGCGCTTGCCGAATTCGACATGGGTCTCGGCCAGCAATGGCGCCGAACCGGAGATGAAAAGACGTATATTGGCCGTGATCTCCCGGTCCAGTTTTTGGCTTTGCAGGAGGCGCACGTAAAAGGTCGGAACGCCCATAAGAAGCGTGGCATTCGGCATTAATGACAGCACTTCCTCAGGATCGAATTTTGGCAAGAGGATCATTGACGCGCCCGACAGCAGGGTCACATTGGTGGCGACGAACAGCCCGTGCGTATGGAAAATCGGCAGGACGTGGATCAGCCGGTCATCGCTTGTGACGCGCCAGAAATCACGCAGGGTCAAGGCATTTGACAGAAGATTGTCATGGGTCAGCATCGCGCCTTTGGAGCGACCGGTCGTTCCCGACGTATAAAGGATGGCGGCGAGATCGTCTGGCGCGCGGGCGACATTGGCGAAATCGGCCGGTTCGATGCGGGCAAGATCGATCAGCGAGCCTGAGCCGTCGGCATTCAGCGTTTCAACATGCGCTCCATAGGGGGCAGCCACTTTCCTGATGGGTTCCAGCGCGGAGGAGGAGACAACCACCAGCTTCGGCTCGGCATCGCCAATGAAATAGTCCAGTTCGGCGAGCGTATAGGCGGTGTTCAGCGGCAGATAGACCGCGCCAGCGCGAAGGCAGGCCAGGTACAGGATCAGCGCTTCCGGGCTTTTTTCGATCTGCACGGCAATCCGGTCGCCGGGCTGAATGCCGAGCTTGGCGATAGCGCCAGCAATCTGTCCGGAAAGCGCAATCGCATCGGCATACGTCCAGGTCTTCCCGCCATTGGTCAGAATGAACGGTGAATCAGGCCGTGCTGCAGCCTTGATAGCATCAAAAAGATGGTTGCTCATATTACTCTACTCCTCCGATCATGGTGATCGCCGTCTGTGCCGCGGACCGTAAATCCGTCCTGGCTCCAGGCAGCGTGCGGGTCTCTCTCCAGTTCGGTTAAGAACCGGACAGGCTCTCCGCCTTTTTGATATCCCTGGTTTTTTCGGGAAGACCCAGCTCGATTTTTCCCTGCAAGGCTTTAACGCCTGGCGACGCTGCCACTTCTCCGCGCTGTGCCAGGGCCTCGTGATTGGTCTCGATGTCCTCCAGCTTGTAGAGGTAATTGACCATCAGCCCATGCGCCTGGCGCATTGCCTTCACTGAGCGGTCGCCCAGAAAGTTAAGCCGCTCCAGCCTGGCGCCATTGCCAAGGTGGAAACGGGCAACCGGATCGACCGGGCGGTTGTCCGGCGTTCTCTCGGTGATGAAATATCGTGCCGCGAGCGGCAGCAGCACGCGCTCCACGGCATCCGCCCTTGCCTTATCTTCAGGCCATGTCGGATCATCCAGCAAAGCCAGCGTGTTGCGGTCCTCTTGCGACAGCGGGAAACCGGACTTCGGATCTCTGATCTTCGAAATCCAGCGGGCAAAGCCCGGAACCGGCGAGAGCGTGACGAATTCCTTGAGGCCGGGAAGATCCCGCCGCAGGTCTTCCACCACCTGCTTGATGAGAAAATTTCCGAAGGAAATGCCGCGAAGACCGTCCTGGCAGTTGGAAATCGAATAGAAGACCGCAGTCGTTGCGGTATCGGGGCCGATATGATCCCGGCTTTCATCCAGCACATCGGCGATGGCACTCGGTATCGAACGGGTCAGCGCGACTTCCACGAAAACGAGCGGGTCATCGCGCAGGCGCGGATGAAAAAAGGCAAAGCAGCGCCGATCTGCGGGCGCAAGCCGCCGCCGCAACTCTTCCCACCCGGCAATCTCATGCACGGCTTCGTATTTGATGATCTTTTCCAGAATATGCGCCGGTGTCGTCCAGTCGATGGGTTGCAGCGTCAGGAAGCCACGGTTGAACCAGGAGCTGAAAAGATGGGCGAAATCGGTATCGACGGCACCAAGATCGGCGCGATCCTCCTTGGTTTCCAGCAGTCGTTCGCGCATGCGGACAAGCTTTTGCGTGCCGTTGGGTGCAAGGTTGAGGCGGCGCAGAAGCTCCTGCCGGCGTGGTTCGGCTGCATTGTGCAGCGCGATGACGGCCATCGGGCTTTTGTCGGTCCGATAGGCGTCTATCGCCTTGTCGAGCGCTGCGGCTTCCGCGCCGAAACGGTCAGACAGCATGTGCAAGAACTGGACGGCCTCCGCGGCATCGAAACGGCTCCAGCGATCCAGGATTTCCGCTGCGATTGCCATGCCCGAGGCTTCGCCACGACTTGAAAGCAGCATCTCGCACAGGGTTTCGATGTCAGTATCAACGACCCTGTCGCGTGCCTTCGATCCCGAAAACAGCAGCGCGCGACCGCGTTCCGTGACGCCCGAAAGCAGGTCACTGAGAAAAGAGGTTCCGGCCATCTAAAATTCCTCCGATCATCAGGACGGCGCCCCCCGCGCTGCCCCTTTTATTATCATTGTCTATTCAATATCCACCGCAATATGGTATGTAAGCTGGCCCACAATGTGCACGGTGTCAACAGCCTTGTATACAAGAATGGAAAAATTGCATTATGAAGGCCGGATGCATGTCTGAAAACGCGGGGCGTTGGCTGCGAGACGAAATTGAAAATGCGATTTTGTCCCATGAATTCGCACCCGGTCTCCGCTTGGATGAGACCTTGCTGGCTAACCGGTTCGGTGTGTCACGCACACCCGTGCGCGAAGCGCTGATGCAGTTGAACGCCATTGGCCTCATCGAGATCCGTCCGCGCCGTGGCGCCGTGGTTATCGATCCGGGGCCGCACCGTATCTATCAAATGTTCGAGGTTATGGCCGAGCTGGAAGGTCTGGCCGGTTCGCTTGCCGCCCGTCGGCTGGATGAGCAATCCAAAGAGGCGATCCTTGATGCCCATAAGCGGTGCGAAATCTCCGCGGGTGCTGGTGACAGCGATAGCTATTATTATGACAACGAAGCCTTTCACAAGGCGATCTATGCGGCAAGCCGAAGTGAATTTCTGGAGGAGCAGTGCAACCAGTTGCATCGTCGCCTGCGACCCTACAGGCGGCTGCAATTGCGGGTGCGCAACCGCTTGTCGACGTCATTTTCCGAACATGGGGCGATTGTTGAGGCGCTTTTCCGAGGCGATGTCGAGGAGACAAGACGGCTGCTCGGAATGCATGTGGCCGTTCAGGGTGAAAGGTTCAGCGACCTCGTTGCCAATATGGCTGCACGGTGATTAGAGTATTATAATTGCGTTTTGGTCTCTTACAGTCTGTTCAAGAATTGCTGTTGGCCTGGCGAAAATGGTGATTTCGAGAACCGGAACGGAGCGTACTTAATGTACGTGAGTACAAGCATTCCAGGAAAAGTGCGAAGCGGTTTTCCGTTTGGAAATGCGAATGAAGCAGGCAAGCGCAGAAATTTCCATTTGCAGACGGCCAGCGGCGATTATTGGATAGACTGTTAGGCAGACTGTAAGCGCTGATGTCGAAGCATAATGCGAAATCCATGACCTCACCCCCCGATGCGCCGATTGCGCGAAGCGATCTGATCGCGCGCATTGTCCATGACGTCAGCCCTGTCATTGTCGTGACTGCGCCCGCAGGCTTCGGCAAGACCTGGCTTCTTCAGGCATTGATCGTCGCGCTGGGGGCTGATGCCGCCCGGTGGACGGTGTATGATCGCCCAACCATTTCTCCCGATCTTTCGCGGCTTGAGCAAGGACATCGCTATGCCGTTGCCCTGCGCCCCGGCGAGAGCTTGCCCGGACTGGACCGGCTGCGCCTTTATGGTCAGGTTCTGGATCTTGATGGTGAGGATCTTCTGCTGCCTCAGGACGGGTTAAGCCATCGTGACTGGGACAGGTGTGCAGGCTGGCCAGTCCTGTTGTCGCCGGGGGTAGATTGTCAGGATGCGCTGGCTGGACAGAGCCGGCTTTCGACGTTTCTGGGCGACGACTGTCTGGCTGGCCTGGATGATGCTGATATGTCGGCGCTGCTGGTCTGTGGACAGGATTGGCCGTCCTGGCTTGCCATGCGTCTGCCGCCGCTTGCACATTCCGCCACCGCAGCCTGCCAAAGGATCAACAGCGCCTTGCCCGGCGCGCTGGAGCAAGAAATGCTCCGGCGTCTTGCCGATCCGTCCCGGACTGCTGATCCGTCTGGCGTTCTCGCGCAGGCTTTACGTCGAAACCCGCGAAATCTGGAGGTGGTGATCCTGCGATTGCTGGCGTGCAATCAGGGCAAGGACGCGCTGGCACTGTTTTGCAAGACAGGCGGCTGGTTTCTCTATTATCGGCTGGGCCATGATGCGTTCTTGCGTGTGGTGACAGGTCTTGAGGCGGGCTGTGATGATCTACCGGAAGAATTGGCCATCAGTCGCGCCTTTCTGATGATCAAAGCCGGTGATGTGGCATGGGCAATGCAATTTCTGGTCCAGTGCTTCGGTGTGGAAATGCGCAATGTTTTGGCCGTTTTCTCGCGCGACAGTGCGCTTTCCCTACGTGTCAGACTGTTTCGTATCACGGTCCTGATTTATGAGGATGTTGCGCCGACCGATAGATTGCTGGAAGCGCTGTTTGAGATTGGTGGCGAGTTACCGCTGGGCGAGCCGGAGCAGCGCGGATCATTTTACAACGCCATGCTGGAGTTTTTCCTTCGGCTCCGGCGCTACGAAGAGGCAAATGGCATGGCCGAAAAGGCCATGAAGGCCTATCGGCAGGCGGATTGTCCCATTCTTTGCTTCTACATAGCGCTGCATCAATCGGTGCTCAGCCTTTTGACCTCCGATTTCAACCGTATGGACCAGTCTCTGCGGCTTGCCGAGGACATGCTGGCAAAAACAGGCTTTGACAGTCCCGGAGATCGTCGCTTTCTTGATCTGCTGACAGCTTGCATGGCCTATGAAAACGGCGAGCCAGCGGTGCTGCTTGGCTTTTTGCAAGAAGAGATGGCCGCACTGATTGCGGGCGAGTTGTGGCCAAGTCTGGCCGATGTCGCCATCTACTACGGCAGCCAAGCCTTGAGCGTCCACATGTCCACCCGCGTCGCTCTTCGCTTTCTGGATGGCTGGAGCGTTTACCAGCCGATGAACCGGCAGTTTCGTCTCTCCCTGGATGTGCGCAAGGCGCAGATCCTGCAAAGCGGTAATTGCTGGGGTGATGCGACCCGGCTTCTTGCACCGTTGCGGGCCGGATTTGATCGGGTGTGGATTGAAAGCGCGCAGGAGGCTTTGGCCCGTCTGGCGGGTCGAGACGAGATTACGCTGGCCTTGAGCTGGCTGCGGCAAATCTCCTACGAGCGCCCGGGTTTTCCCCATCTCGACCGCAAGCTTGAGGTGATGCTGACCAACCCGCATCTGCTGGTCCGGCAGGAAATTGCGGTTTCCCTCTGGTTGGCCTTTGTCTTGCGGCAAACGCAGCAAAATTCCAGAGCTCGCACTCTGCTGCGGCAGGTGTTTGAACGCTGCGCAAGCCATGGAGGGTTGACGGCCCTTTCAGAGGAATGGCTGTTTCTCGATCAGCTGCTGCAAGACAAGCGGATAGTCGAATTCGTGATGGCGGCCACCCCGGCGCGGGCTATCCTGCGGCGGCTGGACAAGGGGCGTCACAGCAGTCTTGCGGCGGCCCGAACCCGGCTGACCCAGCAGGAGCTGAAAATCCTGACCATGCTGGCGGAAGGCGCCTCCAACAAGCTGATTGCCCGCAACAGCGGCATTTCAGAGCCGACGGTGAAATTTCATCTGAAAAATGTCTATCGCAAACTGGGCTGCTCCCGGCGACACGAGGCGATTGCGGCGGCAAAGGCGCTGGGGTGGGTGCGCTAATAGTTCATCACTGAAATGCCTTAAAACCTATCCTTATTTTGTAAAAACCTATCCTTCGTCCGCATTGCTCTTGCCCGTCCTTCCGCGCCACCATGGCGCAAAGAGGGAATGGCGGGATGATTTTGCATGTTGTCGAACAGATCGCGAGGCGGGTTTTCTCCGTGGTCATGGTGCTGTTCGTGCTGTCTTTGATGATTTTTGCGCTGGCCCGCGTGGTGCCCGGTGATCCGGCCCGCATGGCGCTTGGGCCGTCCGCATCGCAGGAGCAGGTCACGGCGCTGAGCCGCGAAATGGGCCTCGATCAGCCGGTCATTGTGCAATATGGCCGGTATATCGCCAACGCCCTGCAAGGCGATCTTGGCCAATCGCTGTCGTCGCATCGTCCGGTCATTCATGATGTTGTCGAATTTCTTCCCGCCACGCTGGAGCTTGTGGTGGTTACGGTCATTCTGGATCTGCTGATTGCCATTCCGCTAGGCGTCATTACGGCACGCCATCGCAACACCTGGATCGATAATCTCGGACGGCTGTTTTCCATGGTTGGCGTCACGGTGCCGTCCTTTCTGTTTGCTATTGGCCTGCAATTGTTTGCGGCGAATTTTCTGCCGGGTTGGCCTTTGTTGGGGCAGGTGAATTTCGATCTTCACGCCCCCGCCGGGCCAACCGGCTTTCTGCTGGTGGATAGCCTGCTCCATGGCCGGTTTGATGTGTTCACCGATGCCCTTCAGCATCTGCTCTTTCCTGGACTGGCGCTGGCCATGGCCGGTATTGGCCAGATCACCCGCATCATGCGCTCGGCAATGATTGAAAATCAGCGCAAGGACCATGTGTTGACGTTGCTGAGTTTTGGCGTGCCGGATTATGTCGTGACCTTTCGCTACCTGCTCAAGCTGTCGTCTGTTGCGCCGCTGACCATCATGGGGCTGGAATTTGCCTCGCTGATTGGCAATGCCTTTGTGGTGGAAATGGTGTTTGGCTGGGGCGGTTTTGCTTCCTATGGTCTCAATGCCATTTTGCAAAAAGACCTGAACGCTCTAATGGCTGTGGTGCTGATTTCCGGCCTGTTTTTCATCCTCGCCAATCTTGTCATCGATCTCACTGTCAGCCTGATTGATCCGCGCCTGCGTTTTCGGGGAGGCCAATGATGGGCCCCAATTCTATGATGAACAAGCGCGACCTCTCAGCCGGTTACATGAACTGGTATCGATTTTCCCGCAATCCTGCTGCTTTGATCGGTGCGTTGATTGTGATTTCGGTCGTGGTCATGGCGATCCTTGCACCGCTGATCACGCCCTTTCCAAGCCATATCGGCTCCATTGTCGATTTTCGCCATCGGCACAATCCGCCGAACCTCATCAACTGGTTTGGAACCGACAAGGTGGGCCGCGATCTGTTCACCCGCACCATTTTTGGCTTTCGCGTCTCGCTGCTGCTGGTGTTTGGCGTGTTGGGGATTTCGGTGCCTGTTGGTGCGGTGCTGGGCCTGTGTGCCGGTTATTTCGGCGGCTGGACAGAGCGGCTGATCACCGGGTTTACCAATATCATGCTGGCTATTCCGCCACTGGTGATGGCGCTGGCGATTGGCAATGTGCTGGAGCCAAACCTGATCAATGCGATGATTGCGATTACGCTTTTGTGGTGGACATGGCATGCGCGGCTTGTCTACCGCGTCACAGTCTCGATTGCCGGTGAAGATTTTATCGAGGCGGCACGTCTCGCCGGTGCCGGGCCTATCCATATCCTGTTTCGGGAAATCCTGCCCAATTGCATTGCGGTGATTTCGGTGAAGACCACGCTGGATGCGGCCTTTGTCATCCTGTTTGGCGCAACCTTGTCCTTCCTCGGTTTTGGCGTGAAGCCGCCAACGCCGGACCTTGGCTCGATGGTGGCCGATGGGCGTCAGTTTCTGCCAGAAAAATGGTGGGAAGTGCTGGCTCCTGGTGGTGCGATTTTTTACGCCACTCTCGGCTTTAACCTGCTGGGCGATGGCCTGCGCGACATGTTTGATGTGGAGGCGTGACCATGGCTGATCCCTTGCTGAGTGTGCAGGATTTGACGGTTGCCTTCTCCGGCTATGGTCGGGTGAACCGGGTGTTGCACGACATCTCCTTCACCATCGATGCCGGAGAGCGGGTCGCCCTAATTGGCGAAACCGGATCGGGTAAATCCGTCACGTCAAAGGCCATTCTCGGCACGTTGCCAAACAATGCCAAGGTGGAGGCGGGCGCAATTGCCTATCGCGGACGGCAATTGTTGAGCCTGCCATCAGGTGAACGCAACAAGCTGAAAGGCACAGCCTTTTCCATCATCATGCAGGACCCGCTGTCCTCCTTCAACCCGGTGTTTCGCATTGGTCGGCATCTGGAAGATGTGATGCATTATGCTGATCGCAATCAAGGCATCTATGACACGCCGAAGGGGCGCAAGCAGCGGATTTTCGAGGTGTTGCGCAAGGTGCAACTGGGCGATGTTGAGCGGGTGTTCAACGCCTGGCCGTTCGAGCTGTCAGGCGGTATGCGCCAAAGGGTGTTGATTGCGCTGGCGCTTTTGCATCAGCCCGATCTGTTGATTGCCGACGAGCCGGGCACGGCACTGGATGTGACCACGCAGGATGAAATCTTGCGGCTGATCAATCGGCTGGTGTCGGAAGAAGGCCTGTCACTGCTGATGATCACCCACAATCTCGGCGTGGTGCGCCAGACGGCGGACCGGGTGATTGTGATGCAGCATGGCCGCATTGTCGAACAGGGACCGTTGAAAGCCGTATTTCAGGCCCCACAACAGGCCTATACCCGCGAGCTGATGGCGGCGGTGCCGCCGCTCTATGGCGAGGGTGTGGTTGATCAGCCGGTCAGTGACAAAGCTCCGATCATCACTCTGAGTAATGTGCGCAAACTCTATGCCAAGCGGGCGCTGTTTGGCGCAAAACGCGGCCATCTGGCCGTCAACAACATCAATCTTCACGTCAATGAGGGCGAAATCTTTGG is a genomic window containing:
- a CDS encoding malonate--CoA ligase is translated as MSNHLFDAIKAAARPDSPFILTNGGKTWTYADAIALSGQIAGAIAKLGIQPGDRIAVQIEKSPEALILYLACLRAGAVYLPLNTAYTLAELDYFIGDAEPKLVVVSSSALEPIRKVAAPYGAHVETLNADGSGSLIDLARIEPADFANVARAPDDLAAILYTSGTTGRSKGAMLTHDNLLSNALTLRDFWRVTSDDRLIHVLPIFHTHGLFVATNVTLLSGASMILLPKFDPEEVLSLMPNATLLMGVPTFYVRLLQSQKLDREITANIRLFISGSAPLLAETHVEFGKRTGKAILERYGMTETNMNTSNPYDGDRVPGTVGLPLPGVTVRITDPASGAILPAGETGSIEIKGPNVFKGYWRMPEKTAAEFTADGFFISGDLGKIDENGYVHIVGRGKDLVISGGYNIYPKEVESEIDQLEGVVESAVIGVPHPDFGEGVTAIVICKPGVSLDEKAILNALQDRLARYKQPKRIIFLEDLPRNTMGKVQKNVLRQQYADLYAAA
- a CDS encoding malonyl-CoA decarboxylase; this encodes MAGTSFLSDLLSGVTERGRALLFSGSKARDRVVDTDIETLCEMLLSSRGEASGMAIAAEILDRWSRFDAAEAVQFLHMLSDRFGAEAAALDKAIDAYRTDKSPMAVIALHNAAEPRRQELLRRLNLAPNGTQKLVRMRERLLETKEDRADLGAVDTDFAHLFSSWFNRGFLTLQPIDWTTPAHILEKIIKYEAVHEIAGWEELRRRLAPADRRCFAFFHPRLRDDPLVFVEVALTRSIPSAIADVLDESRDHIGPDTATTAVFYSISNCQDGLRGISFGNFLIKQVVEDLRRDLPGLKEFVTLSPVPGFARWISKIRDPKSGFPLSQEDRNTLALLDDPTWPEDKARADAVERVLLPLAARYFITERTPDNRPVDPVARFHLGNGARLERLNFLGDRSVKAMRQAHGLMVNYLYKLEDIETNHEALAQRGEVAASPGVKALQGKIELGLPEKTRDIKKAESLSGS
- a CDS encoding GntR family transcriptional regulator — encoded protein: MSENAGRWLRDEIENAILSHEFAPGLRLDETLLANRFGVSRTPVREALMQLNAIGLIEIRPRRGAVVIDPGPHRIYQMFEVMAELEGLAGSLAARRLDEQSKEAILDAHKRCEISAGAGDSDSYYYDNEAFHKAIYAASRSEFLEEQCNQLHRRLRPYRRLQLRVRNRLSTSFSEHGAIVEALFRGDVEETRRLLGMHVAVQGERFSDLVANMAAR
- a CDS encoding helix-turn-helix transcriptional regulator; the protein is MTSPPDAPIARSDLIARIVHDVSPVIVVTAPAGFGKTWLLQALIVALGADAARWTVYDRPTISPDLSRLEQGHRYAVALRPGESLPGLDRLRLYGQVLDLDGEDLLLPQDGLSHRDWDRCAGWPVLLSPGVDCQDALAGQSRLSTFLGDDCLAGLDDADMSALLVCGQDWPSWLAMRLPPLAHSATAACQRINSALPGALEQEMLRRLADPSRTADPSGVLAQALRRNPRNLEVVILRLLACNQGKDALALFCKTGGWFLYYRLGHDAFLRVVTGLEAGCDDLPEELAISRAFLMIKAGDVAWAMQFLVQCFGVEMRNVLAVFSRDSALSLRVRLFRITVLIYEDVAPTDRLLEALFEIGGELPLGEPEQRGSFYNAMLEFFLRLRRYEEANGMAEKAMKAYRQADCPILCFYIALHQSVLSLLTSDFNRMDQSLRLAEDMLAKTGFDSPGDRRFLDLLTACMAYENGEPAVLLGFLQEEMAALIAGELWPSLADVAIYYGSQALSVHMSTRVALRFLDGWSVYQPMNRQFRLSLDVRKAQILQSGNCWGDATRLLAPLRAGFDRVWIESAQEALARLAGRDEITLALSWLRQISYERPGFPHLDRKLEVMLTNPHLLVRQEIAVSLWLAFVLRQTQQNSRARTLLRQVFERCASHGGLTALSEEWLFLDQLLQDKRIVEFVMAATPARAILRRLDKGRHSSLAAARTRLTQQELKILTMLAEGASNKLIARNSGISEPTVKFHLKNVYRKLGCSRRHEAIAAAKALGWVR
- a CDS encoding ABC transporter permease yields the protein MILHVVEQIARRVFSVVMVLFVLSLMIFALARVVPGDPARMALGPSASQEQVTALSREMGLDQPVIVQYGRYIANALQGDLGQSLSSHRPVIHDVVEFLPATLELVVVTVILDLLIAIPLGVITARHRNTWIDNLGRLFSMVGVTVPSFLFAIGLQLFAANFLPGWPLLGQVNFDLHAPAGPTGFLLVDSLLHGRFDVFTDALQHLLFPGLALAMAGIGQITRIMRSAMIENQRKDHVLTLLSFGVPDYVVTFRYLLKLSSVAPLTIMGLEFASLIGNAFVVEMVFGWGGFASYGLNAILQKDLNALMAVVLISGLFFILANLVIDLTVSLIDPRLRFRGGQ
- a CDS encoding ABC transporter permease is translated as MMGPNSMMNKRDLSAGYMNWYRFSRNPAALIGALIVISVVVMAILAPLITPFPSHIGSIVDFRHRHNPPNLINWFGTDKVGRDLFTRTIFGFRVSLLLVFGVLGISVPVGAVLGLCAGYFGGWTERLITGFTNIMLAIPPLVMALAIGNVLEPNLINAMIAITLLWWTWHARLVYRVTVSIAGEDFIEAARLAGAGPIHILFREILPNCIAVISVKTTLDAAFVILFGATLSFLGFGVKPPTPDLGSMVADGRQFLPEKWWEVLAPGGAIFYATLGFNLLGDGLRDMFDVEA
- a CDS encoding dipeptide ABC transporter ATP-binding protein, which translates into the protein MADPLLSVQDLTVAFSGYGRVNRVLHDISFTIDAGERVALIGETGSGKSVTSKAILGTLPNNAKVEAGAIAYRGRQLLSLPSGERNKLKGTAFSIIMQDPLSSFNPVFRIGRHLEDVMHYADRNQGIYDTPKGRKQRIFEVLRKVQLGDVERVFNAWPFELSGGMRQRVLIALALLHQPDLLIADEPGTALDVTTQDEILRLINRLVSEEGLSLLMITHNLGVVRQTADRVIVMQHGRIVEQGPLKAVFQAPQQAYTRELMAAVPPLYGEGVVDQPVSDKAPIITLSNVRKLYAKRALFGAKRGHLAVNNINLHVNEGEIFGLAGESGSGKTTLARMMMNLLQPSGGEIVVRGTPRAGALRLSQIVYQNPGTSLNPKRTVAQILAVPLAHVGLDKEQRKSRMVELLDLVRLPANFVSKYPHELSGGQKQRVAIARALAANPQIIILDEPTSALDVSVQKTVIELLLDLRAKLGLTYVIISHDLSLMRNFCSRIVIMYKGEIVEQGTPAEVFAQAHHPYTRALIAAIPVLTDAQEALKPTISEEERGRFLVQSTGH